From one Dama dama isolate Ldn47 chromosome 32, ASM3311817v1, whole genome shotgun sequence genomic stretch:
- the LOC133050370 gene encoding olfactory receptor 4A47-like: protein MESRNNATYFVLLDLTQNPKDQKVLFVMFLLFYTLTVVGNLLIIVTITVSKTLNSPMYFFLASLSIMDVAYLSSMTPRLISDLFFGENTISFEACMSQLFIEHIFGGSGVFLLLVMAYDRYVAICKPLHYLVVMRQRVCVVLLVVSWLGGFLHSVNQLSTVYGSPFCGPNVTDHFLFDMFPLLELICTDTYIIGILVLANGGLICTLVFLLLLISYAVILHPLKNLSQEGRQKALQKCGSHITVVVCFFVPCIFMYVRPAKTFPIDKSLSVFFTIITPMLSPLIYSLRNSEMTNAMKKLWRKKSDQILNKYNIYNEETNLALGPISL from the coding sequence ATGGAATCTAGGAACAATGCAACTTACTTTGTCCTCCTGGACCTCACGCAGAATCCAAAGGATCAGAAAGTCCTTTTTGTTATGTTCTTGCTCTTCTACACTTTGACTGTGGTGGGCAACCTGCTCATTATTGTGACTATAACTGTCAGTAAGACCCTGAACTCACCGATGTACTTTTTTCTTGCTAGCTTATCAATTATGGATGTTGCTTATTTATCTTCTATGACACCCAGATTGATTTCAGATTTGTTCTTTGGAGAAAATACTATATCTTTTGAAGCCTGCATGAGTCAACTGTTTATAGAGCACATTTTTGGTGGATCAGGAGTCTTCCTTCTGctggtgatggcctatgaccgctatgtggccatctgtaagcccttGCATTATTTGGTTGTTATGAGGCAAAGGGTGTGTGTTGTGTTGCTGGTGGTATCATGGTTGGGAGGTTTTCTGCACTCAGTAAATCAGCTTAGCACTGTTTATGGGTCCCCATTCTGTGGCCCCAATGTCACTGATCACTTTTTATTTGATATGTTCCCCTTATTGGAACTCATCTGTACTGACACTTATATCATTGGCATATTAGTGTTGGCCAATGGAGGACTGATCTGCACTCTTGTTTTTCTGCTCTTACTCATCTCCTATGCAGTCATCTTGCACCCTTTGaagaacctgagtcaggaagggaggCAGAAAGCCCTCCAGAAATGTGGTTCCCACATCACTGTTGTTGTCTGCTTctttgttccttgtatttttatgtatgtaaGACCCGCTAAGACCTTCCCCATTGACAAATCATTGAGTGTGTTTTTCACAATCATAACCCCCATGCTGAGCCCATTAATCTACAGTCTAAGAAATTCTGAGATGACTAATGCTATGAAGAAGCTCTGGAGAAAAAAGTCAGATCAAATATTAAATAAGTACAATATCTATAATGAAGAAACTAATTTAGCTTTAGGACCAATTTCTTTGTAA